The Methanohalophilus portucalensis genome window below encodes:
- a CDS encoding RNA-guided endonuclease InsQ/TnpB family protein: MILTYKIKHNRDFSDELLKARRIAEYVVAHKPSSSKLTSRDVKHLGLKSVISNQIIRKYGRNKKIKKVNRVNLIIPNQGIQIKEDNIIYISSLKLNLKYQFTANFKKINQIEINNEYAFVSVTIPENTEYEPEHWIGVDRNTTGHVVVAGEPDSGKVMKLGKHAQHTHNKYKHIRKRLQKQGKYRKVKQLKNRESRIVRDLNHKMSRKIVDTAKSDNSGIKLEDLKGIRKNRKHAKSFKYSLNSWSFYQLQTMIEYKAKLLGVPISYIDPAYTSQKCSRCGHIGDRNGKQFECPACGHVDHADVNAAFNIALSPCMSQSSAERDVLEGSTDTPEVAMA, translated from the coding sequence ATGATATTGACTTACAAAATCAAGCATAATCGGGATTTTTCCGATGAACTCCTGAAAGCAAGGAGAATAGCCGAATATGTAGTAGCTCACAAACCGTCTTCTTCAAAGTTAACTTCCAGAGATGTAAAGCATCTTGGACTGAAATCTGTCATCTCCAATCAGATTATAAGGAAATATGGACGGAATAAGAAGATAAAGAAAGTCAATCGTGTCAATCTGATTATTCCAAATCAGGGTATACAAATCAAGGAAGATAATATAATCTATATTTCTTCGTTGAAGTTGAATCTCAAATACCAGTTTACTGCAAATTTTAAGAAAATCAATCAGATAGAAATCAATAATGAGTATGCTTTTGTTTCTGTAACAATTCCTGAAAATACTGAATATGAACCTGAACACTGGATAGGTGTGGACAGGAATACTACAGGACATGTCGTTGTTGCTGGTGAACCTGATAGTGGGAAAGTAATGAAACTTGGAAAACATGCACAGCACACCCATAACAAATACAAACATATCAGAAAGCGATTGCAGAAACAGGGTAAATACAGGAAGGTCAAACAACTTAAAAATCGGGAAAGCAGAATAGTTCGTGATTTAAATCACAAGATGAGCAGGAAGATTGTTGATACTGCAAAATCAGATAATAGCGGAATTAAACTTGAGGACCTTAAAGGCATAAGGAAAAACCGTAAACATGCAAAATCATTCAAGTACTCCCTGAACAGTTGGTCATTCTATCAATTGCAAACAATGATAGAATACAAGGCCAAGCTGCTTGGGGTACCGATTTCCTATATAGATCCGGCATATACTTCTCAGAAATGCAGCAGGTGTGGACATATTGGAGACAGGAATGGCAAACAGTTTGAGTGTCCTGCATGTGGACACGTTGACCATGCGGATGTTAATGCAGCTTTCAATATTGCGTTATCTCCATGTATGAGTCAATCCAGTGCAGAAAGGGATGTACTGGAAGGGAGTACTGATACCCCTGAAGTGGCAATGGCTTGA
- a CDS encoding LL-diaminopimelate aminotransferase, translated as MYSDRINALPPYLFATIDEAKAKVKEKGVDVIDLGVGDPDQPTHQHIVDSMCEAVRDPSTHRYPSYSGMPAFREAAARWCKETKGIDIDPATEALTMIGSKEGVAHIPLAFLNPGDVALVPDPAYPVYKIGTQFAGGVPHIMPLLEENDFLPDLDSIPKDVLEKTKLMFMNYPNNPTSATASLKFFEEVVDFARENDVVIVHDNAYSDMVYDGYEAPSFLSVDGAMDVGVEFYSLSKTYNMTGWRIAFAVGNKDIITGFGKVKSNIDSGAFEAVQKAGITALDSSQQCVTDMNSVYKQRRDALLKGLDAMGLDVNPPKATFYVWARVPEKYSSIDFSSLLLEEAGIVATPGVGFGDYGEGYIRFALTQTVERIEEAVGRMEKLDF; from the coding sequence ATGTACTCAGACAGAATAAATGCACTACCACCATATTTGTTTGCAACGATAGATGAAGCCAAAGCCAAGGTCAAAGAAAAAGGCGTGGATGTAATAGACCTTGGTGTGGGTGACCCTGATCAACCTACTCATCAGCATATCGTCGATTCCATGTGCGAGGCTGTCCGCGATCCCTCAACCCACAGGTATCCATCCTATTCTGGCATGCCGGCTTTCAGGGAGGCAGCAGCCCGCTGGTGTAAGGAGACAAAGGGAATTGACATCGATCCGGCCACAGAAGCCCTCACAATGATTGGCTCCAAGGAAGGTGTAGCACACATCCCTCTTGCTTTCCTCAATCCCGGAGATGTAGCCCTTGTGCCTGATCCCGCATACCCGGTGTACAAGATAGGCACTCAATTTGCAGGTGGTGTACCTCATATTATGCCTCTGCTTGAGGAAAATGATTTCCTTCCGGATCTGGATTCGATTCCAAAGGATGTACTTGAGAAAACCAAACTCATGTTCATGAATTACCCCAACAATCCGACTTCAGCCACAGCAAGCCTCAAGTTCTTTGAAGAGGTTGTGGATTTTGCACGGGAAAATGATGTTGTGATAGTCCATGATAATGCTTATTCAGATATGGTTTATGATGGTTATGAGGCTCCCAGTTTCCTGAGTGTTGACGGTGCAATGGATGTAGGTGTTGAATTCTATTCCCTTTCCAAGACTTACAATATGACAGGCTGGAGGATTGCCTTTGCCGTGGGTAACAAGGATATTATCACCGGTTTTGGAAAGGTCAAGTCCAATATAGACTCCGGTGCATTCGAGGCAGTCCAGAAGGCAGGAATTACTGCACTGGACAGTTCCCAGCAGTGTGTCACAGATATGAATAGTGTATACAAGCAAAGGCGTGACGCCCTTCTGAAAGGTCTTGACGCGATGGGTCTTGATGTGAATCCACCAAAGGCCACCTTCTACGTATGGGCCCGCGTTCCTGAGAAATACAGTTCAATTGACTTTTCTTCTCTCCTGCTTGAAGAAGCGGGAATTGTCGCGACCCCTGGTGTAGGATTTGGCGACTATGGTGAAGGCTATATCAGGTTCGCTCTCACCCAGACAGTTGAACGTATAGAAGAAGCCGTAGGAAGAATGGAAAAACTGGATTTCTAA
- the aroC gene encoding chorismate synthase codes for MAGNTFGHSFRITTWGESHGKALGAVVDGTPAGLALDEADIQKELDRRRPGQSAAATPRKEKDRVEILSGVFEGITTGTPISLIVYNKDANSSSYDKLRNKPRPGHADFAYMEKYGHRDHRGGGRSSGRETIGRVAAGAIAKKLLGVYGIEVVAHVIELGGIRAENIDPDIKNAIEKNPVRCADPAAATKMLEMIENMRNCGESTGGIVEILTTGVPAGLGEPVFNKIDADIAAAMMGIGAVKGIEFGAGFKAARMRGSEMNDAFEVDNETIKPFTNNAGGVLGGLTTGMPLICRCAVKPTPSISSTQHTADMLTKKEEIIEIKGRHDPTIPPRMVPVAEAMMAIVLADHMIQSGRIDPDSILPEK; via the coding sequence ATGGCAGGAAACACGTTTGGCCATTCGTTCAGGATAACCACCTGGGGAGAATCCCACGGAAAAGCCCTGGGAGCAGTTGTAGACGGAACTCCTGCAGGGTTGGCCCTCGATGAAGCAGATATACAAAAAGAACTGGATCGCCGCCGACCGGGCCAGAGTGCTGCTGCAACACCCCGCAAAGAAAAGGATCGGGTAGAAATTCTATCGGGAGTGTTTGAAGGTATTACAACAGGCACCCCGATATCACTGATTGTTTACAATAAGGATGCAAATTCCAGTTCCTATGACAAATTACGCAATAAACCCAGACCCGGTCATGCGGATTTTGCCTATATGGAAAAATACGGCCACAGGGACCACAGGGGAGGAGGACGATCATCAGGCCGTGAGACCATTGGCAGGGTAGCAGCCGGCGCAATTGCAAAAAAATTACTTGGAGTATACGGTATCGAAGTAGTTGCACATGTAATCGAACTCGGAGGAATCCGGGCAGAAAATATCGATCCGGATATCAAAAATGCAATCGAAAAAAATCCTGTGCGCTGCGCAGACCCCGCAGCTGCAACAAAAATGCTTGAGATGATAGAGAATATGCGCAACTGCGGGGAGAGCACCGGAGGAATTGTGGAAATCCTCACCACAGGTGTACCTGCAGGACTGGGTGAGCCAGTATTCAATAAGATCGATGCAGATATTGCGGCTGCAATGATGGGTATCGGTGCAGTCAAGGGAATTGAATTTGGTGCAGGATTCAAGGCAGCCCGAATGAGAGGCAGTGAGATGAACGATGCCTTTGAAGTTGACAACGAAACAATAAAACCTTTTACCAACAACGCAGGCGGTGTGCTCGGAGGACTTACCACAGGCATGCCACTGATTTGCCGCTGTGCTGTAAAACCCACACCATCGATCTCATCGACCCAGCATACGGCAGATATGTTGACAAAAAAAGAAGAAATTATAGAAATTAAGGGGCGACATGATCCGACTATCCCGCCGAGAATGGTACCTGTCGCCGAAGCCATGATGGCAATTGTACTGGCCGATCATATGATACAAAGCGGGCGCATAGATCCGGATAGTATACTGCCTGAAAAATGA
- a CDS encoding cation diffusion facilitator family transporter, with amino-acid sequence MMDSPTDKYRLIRSILVKILVLNLIVSFAKIGYGGFTNTLSMESDGYHSLFDGISNIIGILGIQIASKPPDRSHPYGHQKYESLASVFIAVLLFIVAVQIISKSVDRFISPSTPEITFLSFVVMILTIAVNLFVTIYEKREGEKLKSDILIADSMHTRSDIYVSLSVIAGLLAVKGGFPLIDPVIAVIISLFIIRAAINIIKSSSKTLCDESRIDEDIICDIAFEVDGVMECHRIRTRGTKGEYYIDLHIEVDPKMPVDQAHGISHQVSDKIKQYIKGVKDVVVHMEPYEKQD; translated from the coding sequence ATGATGGATTCCCCTACAGATAAATACCGGTTAATAAGATCGATACTTGTTAAGATACTTGTACTTAACCTGATAGTATCCTTTGCTAAAATCGGGTATGGTGGTTTTACTAACACCTTAAGTATGGAATCCGACGGTTATCATTCCCTTTTTGACGGTATCTCCAACATAATAGGTATACTCGGAATCCAGATTGCATCAAAGCCGCCTGATCGCAGTCATCCCTACGGACACCAAAAATATGAATCCCTGGCTTCGGTTTTTATTGCAGTATTGCTGTTCATAGTGGCGGTGCAAATAATCTCCAAGTCAGTTGATCGTTTTATCTCACCATCCACACCGGAAATCACTTTTTTAAGTTTTGTTGTAATGATACTTACCATTGCAGTCAACCTCTTTGTAACAATATACGAAAAAAGGGAAGGTGAGAAACTGAAAAGTGACATCCTGATTGCAGATTCCATGCATACTAGAAGTGATATCTACGTATCCCTATCAGTCATCGCAGGCCTGCTTGCAGTCAAAGGTGGATTCCCCCTTATCGACCCGGTAATAGCTGTCATCATTTCCCTTTTTATAATCCGCGCGGCGATCAATATAATCAAAAGCAGCAGCAAAACCCTATGCGATGAATCAAGAATTGATGAAGATATAATATGTGACATAGCTTTTGAAGTAGATGGGGTAATGGAATGCCACCGGATACGCACAAGAGGGACAAAAGGAGAATATTATATCGACCTGCATATCGAGGTGGATCCAAAAATGCCGGTTGACCAGGCACACGGCATATCCCACCAGGTGAGTGATAAAATCAAGCAGTATATCAAGGGTGTAAAGGATGTGGTTGTACATATGGAGCCATATGAAAAGCAGGATTGA
- a CDS encoding ATP-binding protein yields the protein MFKVAITGKGGVGKTTISGTIARLLARDGYDVLAIDADPDMNLASSLGITAPPKPLTEYREMIEERAGQTGGMFKYNPKVDDVVEKYGAVGPDNVKMLVMGTVEKGGSGCMCPASAFLRALLRHVVLKDSSAVIMDMEAGIEHLGRGTTKGIDLMLIVVEPGRRSIETASRIKKLSDEIGIRHIAAVINKSNEADMSTVLEDIGIPVIGEIPFSSDFIEADLQGLSPIDLGGDALESIKNVRDNMVDMITSFDDAQMK from the coding sequence ATGTTCAAAGTTGCGATTACAGGCAAAGGCGGTGTGGGAAAAACCACCATTTCAGGTACAATTGCACGTTTGCTTGCCAGGGACGGCTATGATGTTCTGGCAATAGATGCGGATCCGGACATGAATTTGGCTTCCTCTCTGGGTATAACCGCTCCTCCCAAACCATTGACCGAATACAGGGAAATGATCGAGGAGCGTGCGGGGCAGACAGGAGGCATGTTCAAATACAATCCTAAAGTGGATGATGTAGTTGAAAAATACGGGGCCGTGGGTCCGGACAATGTAAAAATGCTTGTCATGGGTACGGTGGAAAAGGGCGGAAGTGGCTGTATGTGTCCTGCATCAGCATTTTTGCGCGCCCTGCTGCGACATGTGGTGCTCAAGGACAGCAGTGCTGTCATAATGGATATGGAAGCTGGCATAGAACATCTGGGCAGGGGAACCACAAAAGGCATTGATTTAATGCTGATTGTTGTGGAGCCGGGCAGACGTTCCATTGAAACCGCATCACGTATAAAGAAACTTTCTGACGAGATTGGTATCAGGCATATTGCTGCAGTCATTAATAAGAGCAATGAAGCTGACATGTCAACTGTGCTGGAGGATATCGGAATCCCGGTAATTGGCGAGATTCCTTTCTCATCGGACTTTATAGAAGCTGATCTACAGGGTCTGTCGCCCATTGATTTGGGTGGGGATGCATTGGAATCTATCAAAAATGTCAGGGACAATATGGTGGATATGATTACATCCTTTGATGATGCTCAAATGAAGTAA
- a CDS encoding tripartite tricarboxylate transporter permease translates to MTVEISLILLSILAGFLLGIVSGLIPGIHTNNFALILVGLSPILLNQGIEPLYVAIIVLSNSISHTFHDIIPAIFLGAPNDDMALAVLPGHRLLLDGYGAEAVRLSALGSAGSVAFALIMAYPLVFFFTNAYDTIQENMAWILIAISAILILTEKGEYVTGQGSLASFRYKGYALCLFILSGLLGYFAFEMEYLATPILKFGETSILLPILSGLFGASQLAISLMSDSHIPSENISRMQLSVKRILRGIISGSFAGSIVAWLPGISASIATVVARFTIPKEIDRDDIEDELEDSKEFIVSISGVNTANSIFGLFALAMIGKTRSGAMVAVNRLLDTATIDSRSIILFLTAIVAAALLSYLSTIAIGNNVHHVLKKIEYRKLCFAVIAGLTIMVALFTGIFGILLFLTATTIGMLPPFMKVRRSHLMGVILLPVILYFI, encoded by the coding sequence ATGACAGTTGAAATATCCCTGATACTGTTGTCAATCCTGGCAGGATTTCTGCTGGGTATTGTTTCCGGCCTTATCCCGGGCATACATACAAACAATTTCGCCCTGATACTGGTAGGATTGAGTCCCATTCTTTTGAATCAGGGAATCGAACCTCTTTATGTAGCAATAATTGTATTATCCAACTCCATATCTCACACTTTTCATGATATTATACCTGCCATTTTTCTGGGCGCACCTAACGATGACATGGCCCTTGCAGTCCTGCCCGGCCACAGGTTGCTACTGGATGGATATGGGGCCGAAGCAGTCAGGCTTTCTGCCCTGGGAAGTGCAGGTTCTGTTGCCTTTGCCCTTATAATGGCATATCCCCTGGTATTTTTCTTCACAAATGCCTATGATACTATACAGGAAAATATGGCCTGGATACTCATAGCCATATCAGCCATACTTATCCTGACCGAGAAAGGAGAATATGTCACAGGACAGGGATCACTTGCCTCATTTAGATACAAAGGTTATGCTCTTTGTCTCTTTATACTAAGCGGATTGCTGGGATATTTTGCATTTGAGATGGAATACCTGGCAACACCAATCTTAAAATTTGGTGAAACGTCCATTCTGTTACCTATCTTGAGCGGATTATTCGGTGCCTCCCAACTAGCGATCAGCCTGATGTCAGATTCGCACATCCCTTCTGAAAATATATCCCGCATGCAACTTTCAGTAAAGAGAATATTACGTGGCATAATATCCGGCAGTTTTGCTGGCTCAATTGTTGCGTGGCTGCCCGGGATCTCGGCTTCAATTGCCACAGTGGTTGCAAGATTTACTATTCCAAAAGAAATCGACAGGGATGATATTGAAGATGAACTGGAAGATTCAAAGGAGTTTATAGTATCCATATCCGGAGTTAATACAGCAAACTCTATTTTTGGCCTTTTTGCCCTGGCGATGATCGGTAAAACAAGAAGCGGTGCTATGGTAGCAGTCAACCGTTTGCTTGATACTGCAACCATTGATAGCCGCTCAATAATTCTTTTCCTGACAGCAATAGTTGCAGCAGCCCTGCTATCCTACCTATCTACCATAGCTATTGGAAACAATGTACATCATGTCCTGAAGAAAATAGAATACAGGAAACTATGTTTTGCTGTCATAGCCGGACTTACTATAATGGTAGCCCTTTTCACCGGGATTTTCGGAATATTGCTCTTTTTGACAGCCACTACAATAGGCATGCTTCCCCCTTTCATGAAGGTCAGGAGAAGTCACCTTATGGGAGTGATTTTGCTGCCTGTGATCCTTTACTTCATTTGA